GATCCTGTAGTTTATTTTACTAAAACACACAGCACCTTTAGTACCAGGCTGACCAGGATTGCCAGGTAGTCCTATAAGAAAAGACAGCAAACATACCTTCATACATAGTTCAGATAAACTGTAAAAAACTCCATAAAAATGTAACATATAAATCAGGTAGAGAAAAGAATGCAGTTCAAGTGACAGGTTACCTGGAGGTCCTTGAATCCCTGGAGTTCCTGTTGTAAAATAGACAgtagaaaaaaatcaataacatGCAGCTTGAGatcattttctcaaaatgaggATCATGTTTTTCTACATGCTTTTATACCTGGTTGCCCAGGATCGCCGGGTGGCCCTGATGGTCCTCTGATTCCTGGTAAGCCAATTGAGCCTGGTTCACCTAGATATGAACAAAAATGACACAGAATGCAGACAAAGATTAAAATAAAGATGCAgatataggtaaaaaaaaatggtttggaaTAATCAAATCTTAAAATGCCACTTACCTCGTTGGCCCTTTTCACCATCAGATCCTTGAGGCCCTAGAATGAAATGACAAAATTACTCAGAGGGGACTTCTTTTTATACCAATTCAATATTTGCATTAAAGAAGTCCTGATAATAATAGAAATTTAATAGATTCCATGCATCCACTGCCAAATTAAGTAACTACGCAATCCAGTCTCggaatatataatatagtaatattatttagtgatattgttttaaaaaaaatagcatcaaaCAAATGAATGGCACAAACATTTCACAAATTTCTGTCCATTTACCATCTGTTTAGATCTTTTTTATttacactaacattcaaatggttggggtcggtaagattttttaatgattttgaaggAAGTATCTTATGCTCGCCAAGACTGCatcatcaaaatataaatacaaaaatattgtgaaaacttattacaataaaaaaaagctatattctattttataacattttaacaggtaattttttcctgtaatggaaaaggaaatgttcagcagccattactccagtcttcagtgtcccatctgaagtcattcttatatgctgatttggtggtcaagaaacatttcttattattatcagtgttgaaaacagtcatgctgcttcatatttctgggatacattttttttatagcttttttcATGAATTGAAAATTCaaatgacagcatttatttgaaactgtttttttttttttttggtgttgatGGCCAACACGTCATGGTTAGAAATATACACTGTAGCTCTGTCTGATGTCGAACTGTATGCATATAATGCTTATATATAGTATACAGGCAACCCGAATTGGACTCTATTTTCTGAGTTTTGAATTTGCGGATCCCCCTCCACACTCTTCTGCCTGTCACATGTCTGTTCTCTCCCTATTCTAACAATAAAATGGCAAAAAGCCAAAAATCTCAGGTTTTTGTCTGTTCCTACAGATGAATCACCTGCTGATCCTTTAGCTCCTTTCTCACCAGATGGCCCTTGTCTTCCTGCAGCACCAGGAACACCTGACAAAGGGTACAGTGAtttaacaatgaatgaaacatttgTAAACATGGCACAATTGAATAAAGTTCTTTGATATGGCTCAGTACAAACATACACACCTGGCAATCCATTTTCTCCTCTATCACCATGATCACCTGATACAACATACATCATTTGACATGAATTCACATTGACTATACAAACGAAATGGATACTGTATTTCAGGCTGACATATAATTGGTTACAAACCTTTAATTCCAGGTGGACCGGAGAGACCTCTTTCACctggaaagatttttttttaaacgataaACATTAGGATTTTGTTCTTATAATGCTTTTTGAAAACATACCAAGTCTTCATTGTGATACGCACCTTTAGGCCCGGCAGGACCTGGTTCACCTCTAAAGCCTTGAGGGCCTTGTTCACctgcacagataaaaaaaaaaaaagatatgtatatatttttgttaatgtcATTAATTTATaacacaaaaataacataattgcactaaaatattttttgtaaagaaaGAGTTGATTACCATGTAAACCACTAGCACCtgttgaacaaacaaaaagagaacACAGATCAAACACATGCTAATATTGCATGACCGCTTAAAGATTAtgtgacatttatatatatttatgcccATGCATTTCATTTGCCAATCTCAAATGATTCTGTACAGCTAATTTCACTGAATTATAATATATTGACCTTTAGGCCCAGGTGGACCAACAAGACCAGGAGAGCCAGGAGATCCAGGAATacctggagaaaaaaaacagatacaCAGACACATTGTAAATGAGatcaaaacagttttattttttcacatttatcttGTGTATGAGAACCCTAAATTGTATTAAATGGAATACAAATTAAATGCTATCACTATCAAGAGCGATATTCTCCAAGCATGCAATATTGTACCCCTTTCACCCTTCTCTCCGGCTCCTGGGGGCCCTGGCTCACCACGGGGTCCAGGCTGACCATCTCTTCCCCTGAAACCCGGTGGtccttctggaccatgttcacctgtcatttacattttaaagttttgaTGAGGCAACATCTGGAAAATGTTGATGTTTTTAGTAAGAGCATTAACAGGACTGAGTCAAGTGTTCACAGAAGAGCTGTATCTATATAATGCAGGTAGGGATTAATCAATCAGCTGGATTTTatgcattgattttattttaaggtatttGTTACTGCAACAGCATTAGCACCTGTCAGCTGCAGCATTTATGGACTGTATCTAAAACTTAACCTCTTAGGCTTTTGGGTTAATTGTTGATTTACTTTGTGATTTCCACACACAACTGACGATAGTGAATGtttttccacaaaataaaatattgcatgtTTCAGGTACCTGCACTTCCTTTGTCTCCTTTTTGCCCTTCTCTTCCTGGATGGCCTGGCGTTCCTGGTGGACCTAGAtacgaacaaataaataaataaataaaacaaaaaacaatgaaataatttaaGACTTCAGTCTGCACGTCTGTTAAAACTAACTCTACAAGAAGATCAAGCATTATTCTTACCTGGTAGGCCTGGAAAACCGTTATCACCTGAAAAACaggtatacatttttacattttcatgtttgaGACTGtaagaatataatataaacagtTCATCTAATTCACACATTAACAAAATTGTACAAACCCTTCGTTCCTGGAGATCCGGTGTCACCTAAGAGTGGTGAAAAAAGCAAATGTGTGATTGATGTAGTGATGTAAAAGCAGGTTATTGACTACTAAATCTCCATAGAATGTAGGAATAAAGTTCAGTAAAGACTGAATATCTGGTGTACCTTTAGGCCCTGGAAGTCCTCTTTCAGTTTTAACTGAAGAAGCAAGCAagactagacacacacacacaaaaattaatattattatttgtattaaatgtatgcatatatatgaataacattttataaacaatGTACATGTCTAGTTGCAGGTCTTGTTTGTGTGTCTAAGCAGAACTGTGTTCTCATGTACCTTTCATGGCTTCAGACTGCAGCTCTGCTCTCAGTATTTGCTGTACATTTCTCTGCAGTACAGAACTGTCTGAATAAACTGCAGAATCCAGTGAATTAACAAATGCTGCTTTACTTCCAGCATCTTTATATATGCTAGTGTCATCAATAGGAGAGGACAGACGACTCGTGTGGGATTTCATGGAGGACGATATTTCCTCAAGAGTGCTGACACGAGACTTTAGATTCTTTACCTCCTCAGCTTTAAGGAAAAGAGATTAGCAACAGATTAGAAGGCAATATGCAATAGTGCATATATTTACGTTGTAAAGTTAAAACGAAACTACAagctgttttaaatgtcttaGCAATAATTGTTTTCCAACAGAAATAGTGAATAAATGTATCATGTCTTTCGTTAAAATGACAAGACTTACATAAAGCAATGAGTCCAAACAGAAGGCCGAGGAGCAGCAGAAGACTGAGCAAAAACCCCAGCAGCCACTTCCACCAGGAACAGCAGTTTGGCCCACATCCACAAAGACCCCCTCCTCCATACTTAGAGTCATCGTCATCAACAACTTTAGCCTTGTGAATCTCTGACAAGACACACACAGCAGGAGACAGGTGAGccactgttttacagcattactGTATACTCTATTATGTGCtatgtttttttcaaataaaaggaTTTACCTGCATAAGTAGCCTTATCTTTTGTTGACACTGATGTAGACCCATCTTTggagaggtaaaaaaaatgttttgtgatatttacattttttgagaCAAGCAGTGACATCTCTTAATCTAATATCCCTCATATCAAACATAAACATCAAGAGACATGAAAATGAATTCCCTTACAAAATGCACCAGAGCTAGACTTCACAGGAGCCCTTTCAGAATAGCTGGTCGTTATAGTTTCCTTCTTCACTGAAACATCTGAATATGACCCTTCAAAGCAAAGATTGTGTATATTCAGTTAATCAGAATGTAGTGTTAGTGTAGGTCATTGCATTCATTCAAACACCACAAATAATTCCCTTAGCAGCATCAAATACTATGGTGCCTGTGAGAGGACATgttcggttcacttagttttgtcgtggccatgacataataactcgtgggaatgtcatattatgtcgtggccacgagatcattttgatAAAGTAacaacatccttatgtcgtggcctcaagatgctatgttgagggaacgacatgtttttctcgtggccacaagtttaatgtgtaaacaaacctgtgtgaccacagcaacccaggattatcagagatgtattcattcatattttatttggaattacaaaatgattttattatttattatagaaattatttctttattaaattattttaataaccaTTTGCCTTGGCTACATGACTTTATTACGTGTGAaagtcagcattcaaatgaagtttatcatggataaataataaatttaatgaataattgttataataatgaatgaataaatagattcacttgtaaatgaaaacaaagcACGCTCATTTATCATCACATCACGTCAAACCTTTATTGGTATAATTGtcagataaatgataaatgagcctgttgtgttttcatttacaaatgaaactagttATAGCCCCATCAAGCACCCTAGAGCCCTCCCTTGTATGTAATAAAGTCCGGTAGCCAaggcatatggttaatataataatttaataataaaatattttctataataaataatctaatattttcttaattcaaaataaaatattataatgaatacatctctgataatcccaggttgctgtggtcacacaggtttgtttacgcattaaacatGTCGTTACCTCATCAAAATGATCTCGTGGTCACTACATATCACGTTCCCACAAATTATTATTTCACGGCCATGAGTTAATAGATGTTACCAcgaattaatatctcgtggccatgacaaaactaagtgaacctaCCATGTCCTCTCACGGGCACCATAAAATACAACACTTAGTGTCTTGTGTTTACCTCCTGTCCCATTGGGGGTGCTATTGGTAAACTGCTTTCCACTGTCTTTGGTCAGGATAAGTTCTTCGGTTTCTCTCTTCGCTGGAATGTTCTCTTTCTCCAGTGTCAGGTATCTCTTTGACACATTCTCATTGAGGGTCCTTGTACCAGTTCCTAAATATGACACAAAGGCTTCATGTTTATAATGCCACACTGAATATACCTTAGAGAACTACAGTAGCCATAAATCTTTTTCCTGAGTGAGTATAACAAACACCTGAAGTGGAGACGCCTGTGCTAACAGCAAGTGTGCTGTTGGGACTTGAGGAATAGTTCTTCTGCACTCCATATCCTAAAAATGCCcacataacaaataaacaaagatgTTTGAATGTCAAGTATATATTTGCCATTTAAAAGCATCATTGTCTACCTCTTTAGAGAACTAAAGATAGTTCTGATTTTTACTTGCTCTAAGAACATTTTTACTGACCCAAACAGAACAAACAAAAGCATTAAATTAGCCAAAAGTGTGAGTAAATACTTTTACCTTGTTGCAAtctatcatagtttccacaaaaatattaagcagcacaacagttttcaacattgataatcagaagATATATCAATAatcagaagaaatgtttcttgagcagcaaatcagcaaattagaactttttctgaagggtcatgtgacacagaTTTGCTGTCATATgattatataacatttaaaaatataatgaaataaaaaacagtttaatttaaattgtaataatatttcacagtattgctgtttttactgtattttgatcaaataaatgcagcctaagtgatttcttttaaaataccTTACCAACCCCTATCCATTGAACAATagtgtttttatataatattatatttatgatttaaattaaatgttaggaTTTATAACACTTTTattgcaaaacaataaaatactcTGAAAATTCATACTGATTTGTTGATAATTTTCATTCCATCCTAACTGCTTCTCTGCAATTTCAACAAAACCTTATTTATGTTACCCATCTATTCTAGACAATTTTAACATTGTGACATTTAAACAGCAGAACACTGTTTACTACTTTGACAATTCAGCACTGGGCAACAGAGCAAGTGACGATTCTATCAACTGTCCTGAACCTCTCTCACATTGACCCCGGGCCATTTTTGATGTTGAGCTCTGTTGTGCAGAGTACAGTAAATATAACAAACACCTGCAGCGGAGACGCCTGTGCCAACACCAAGTGTGCTGCTGGGACTTGTCACATAATTCTTCTGGACACCATATCCTAAAAACAACCACATAAACATGCTTACAAGAAATATTATTAACctgtcattttttaaatcaatgtcatcacagttatttaatattatatatcctCAAAGGATACCTGATTGTGTGTTAACTCCACTGGAGGTTAGAACTCCACTAGCAGGAGCTAAATTGTTGTGGAAGCCATACACTGTAAGTCAAGAAAAAACATGGCTTATATATGTATTTTGGAAGACCGTGCCTTCAACTGGATGTTTTGGTGTATTAccagttttatttataataacacCAGAAAAAAGAGTGTGATGTTGATGATGACTTGGTTAATAAAATGCAGAAGGATTACTTCTCTTAAATAGAATAAATTCTCATAATCATCAGCTAAACTTAGTAAATCAGTGATCAACTCTGCAGACCTGATAAGGAGGATGGTGATGTGCTGCTAACAAGAGTAGCTCCCGTTGATGTATTGTTGGTGCTGCTGTGGAAGCCGTAAGCAGGACCAGTGGAGACTGTAGAGGGCAGGGTGGAGCTGTTCCATGTGTATGAGGCCAGCTCAGCGTCAAGAATAGTGGTGTCATATTGCTCGACTGAAAAAATTTAAAGGAAGTCTTAACGCCTTGGAATTGAATGCAAGATCTCTATGCACAGATGAGCTGGGGAATTTGGAAATTTTTGTGCATGAATATAAATGGGTTCTGCACACCATAGGTGTGGTCAACTACTACAAAATCTTTACTTATATAAAAGCCTTACTAATAACACATGATTTGTGAACGGCCTGATCTCTACAAATCCAAGTTTTACCTTGCTTGGTGGAGATCTTGGTGTCTAAGGTTCTGGCCTTGCGAGGTACAGGGAgaggggaggaggaggaagatcgTGTGGGGCTGACGCTTGCTGAACGTGATCCCTTCAACAGCTTCTTCACATCATCCAGCTCTGTCCCTGTAGCAACAGCACTGTATTAGCCACAACATCGTGTCTAAACTTGCCTTCCTGTTCACTCTCTCATGCTACTGTCTGCTGTGGtgttaaacaaaactaaataaagctTTTCCTTGAGCCTttaagaaaaaacacacacacacacacacaaaactagaTACACAGTGGCGGAGATAGAGTTTTATAAATGGGGTGGCCAAGACCAATTCAGGGGGTCCATTGAACATGAGAGAAAGTCAGTGTATAACTCCaacctgacataaaaaagcatGAATAAATCCTACAATTACTGATTATTTTACATTATCCAACGTCAGCTATACATTCCTAATGTAACATCAAATGCTAGTCTATTGGAAGTTATTTCTCTTATTTCTATCATCTGATTAACCAGCGGTTGGAGCAAAAGATTTAATATTAACTCATACAGtgaattttgtaaatgttgttcagGAAACCTAAAACTTCAGCTTACTTCAAACAGGACTGCCAACTTTTGCATTCAGCCTGGAGTGAGAATTATTCAGCAATAATTAACAAGCTTGTGATTAAGTACATGTTATTTTTCTCTCAATTTTTCCAAACTAAACTATATGGGTAACCCTATTGTTAAGGTTAAAAGTACCAGTTGATTTATATACAAGTTCATATTCGACCATTTTTATAGTAAAGTTATATCTATGAATTTTAATTATAatcaaaaaaaaagcaaaatttaaGCAAAATTACaatagtttaaaatagtttatggACACTGAATATATTTTCTAAGGTTATGTGACTGTTTTCAAGCTGCTCTCTTTCCGTGATTGAAACACTCCTTGAGAGATTATATGAGATGCTATACATTCAGTAACCTTGTAGTTGTATCTTCCAACATGCCCTCGGATGTTCATCCATGTTTATTCATCATTCATCCCCCGCTGTAGGCCTACATTTGTTTACTTGCTTCCTCAAATTATAACAGGGCTGTTTAAACATTTCTCATCATATTAGTATCagttgtttaataattttttgttaagtgCTACACAGTTCTGTacctatatttattttatttatgtgattTTCTAGGACAACGGAATTAGACAGAAAGAGGGATAACGTACATCTAGTGGAGGGTGATGCGCTCTGTAGCCTGGTCCTGATTTCCGTCtctaaaacaaacacagaaagaCAGAGCTAGAGAAAAAACACTTTAACTAATAATTATCTCGTTCTTATTTCAACACCATTTagcacatatattaaaatatgtaactGATCAGTAATGTCCAGGAACCACGAAGTGCTAGAAACATTGAACACAGCATGGCAATGTTTACTTTCTGATACTGACGACTAACCATACACTTTCCAGTTTATTCCACTACTACATTTCAAATTCCATAGATATTGAATTTTgtggaaattattttattaattaccaGGAAAAAACTTAGGAAATGAACAGGGACACAGCTGTGTAGGGAACAATTTTCCACGATAGCTCTCTTTTACAGTGAGTTGTAATAGACAATGGTATTTTTTCAGAAATTCTAGACAGCTGAAAGCTTCGGGTTACGAATAAGAATCAAGTAGTGGTGTAATATATTTCTGACAAACAAACAGGCCTGAATTAAAGGTGTGTCTGGAGAGCAGCCCACCatttttagccaatcagaaacaCTCTGTGTGAATTACTGCATGTTTGGGTTTGCGGAAATGAATTTTGTGGGCGGGGTTTTGGAGAAAgtgttcaaagtaaaaaaaattgtaagcaTAATATCGTTGGACAATAAGGATGATTATTCTATGCAAAGTAATTCATACACTAGCTGCATTAGTGTAAATAATAATCTCACCCCTGCTTTGACTCCTTCCTCTTGAACCTGCAATTGAAACAAAAGGTGATATTTCTTGtttctattcattttttattgAGGAAGGCCTAGTGCCAAAACATTTGATGATCCTGAAAttccatttgtgtttttttgtacaataaaaatctaaaaacattGATAGTTTATAAATGAGTGTGGGTCCTGATTTCTTCATTTGTCTCTATCATATAAACTatgttaaagttttttattttttttcagctgagaGTCTTACCAtagtcttttctttttatttctggtGATGAATTGTCGCTTGAACTTTCTGttgaagttaaaaaaataataataatacatgctaGTGTAATTATGAGGAACTGACAAAACAAATgcttaaaaaagtatttatttgtttattaaaattttctCAGCTGTGACTAACCATCATAACGACGTGAATAAGTAGTTTTGCTTTTCCTCTCCACAAACAAAGGGGAGTCTTGTAATCTTCTCATGCCATCAGTGGAGCTGGATCTCACCCTCGACCCTGTTCCCGATCCAGAGAAACCACCTGTCTTCCTGCTCACAGTTGTCTCCTCTGCCAGATATTCCCCTGAACCAGAGCCTAACCCACCTGCACTCATACCCACAGATGCTGAGACACAGGAGCAGGGACAGTTTTAGCCATTTatgagtttattttaaatattaaacatataatatataGTGTAAAACCATAAAACCTGAAACTAATTATTGTGTaactcttaaaaaataatgttagattGGCTTACAGGATGAGAAAAAAGGACTGCTGTTGCTCTGAGTCAAAATGTTCTTCTCCAGGCCAGGAGACCTAGAGGTGCTTGACATGCCCTTGTTGGTAGATGCACTGAAGCCTCCTGCAGGTTAAAAACACAGTCAATTACAGCAATGTCCACTTTGATCTCATATTGAAAAAGATGCTCAAGTTACAGCCACAGTTTGACAAGCAGGAATATTACAAAAATTCAGTTGAGGAAGAAGACATTGAATATGAATAAATCAGACAGGGAGAACAAATCAAATGATCACGGGAAAGTGAACAGAGGTAACTTACGTGGAGGTAAAGATGTAATTCTAGTAGTAGAAATTGTTGTTTCTGTGATGCctgttttcataaaaaatgtcTTATAAAAGTGAACAGTTCTTGCTTTAAAATCCACAAAGATATAGCTTAATAAAAATTTTCCACTTCGTCAATATAATAATCAAGCTTTTTAGTAACATTACAGAACCAGGTCTTCACAATGAAAAGATCTTCACAAAAGAGTTCAGGTTCATAGCAAACTGATAAACTCAAGCTAATCAAACACACTCACCTCTCTCTCCTGAACTTCCTCCTGAATAGTTTCGTTGCTGTCTTAAATCATCCATTCCATACTAAATAAACGTAGCAAAAGAATTACAGATCGTTAATTATTATTggtgtgaaacaaagcagaatCAGTCTAGATCTACTCAAACAGAGCTTTAAGGCGTTTCTATAATAGTTGAACTGTGGGATAGTAGCTACTTGATGAGAAGAGCTGCAATAAATATTATGCGTAGACATTAACTTATTTAGTCAATTATACTTCATTTGTGTTATATTTCTGTATGAAATTGCGGAATAACTTGTTTCTACAAGATGACGTGTTTTGTCCCTCACAGCAACACGTTTTTACAAGAAATGTTAAATGCATGCACACTGATAAACAAAAGGATTTCTTCTCTTTCCTGGCAGCTTCTCCTCAGATTTCAAGGCAAGAATATTTTAGAAAGGGACTAAGACTATTCTACACCATATCCAAAAAGTAATTACACATGAAACATATACCAATATTCAACTTTAATGAAAAATACTGCCTAAAGAAAATTCTTTGCTCCAACAAAAGACTAGCAAGTACAACTATAATCTCATATTTACAGTGGAGAGAGTTAAGCAATTTATCACCACCCCACCCTCCTCACATCTTCAGTTTCAAACACAAGACCAACTACTGTTTCCCTACAAACCACAATACATGAAAAAGCTAAACACAGCGAAAGGTCCCCCACAGACAAATGCCTTTATTTGCTATAATGGTGATTGTCTGTGCAGGGCTTTTCAGCCCTGGATACAGAATCAGTTTAGATTTGAACCCaacaaggaaacattaaaaacgTCTCATAATTAATGAAATGGACCCAGAATTATTTATCATTAATATCACAAAGGTGTTTTGGTTTCTACTGTTTCAGTCTGGGTTCTAGTCTTTGGTGCAGAAACAAAATACAAAGAAATCTGATTGTtcacatttacaaataaatatttcaagagAGCAGTGGGGTGATAGCACCATATAAAAAGCAACGATTATGAATAAATAAGAAGGAACATATTTGCATAGCCTAACTGAAGCACAAATGTATTGCTATTaatttctcttttctcttttttgtgaTTAAAGGAAAAAAGGTTAGAACCcaaaatcattaataaaatgtattacctTTGATCCTTGATAATCTGAAGAGGAAGGGATTTTAGATAAAGTCCACTTAACAGTCACCTGTGAACTTCACCTGTGCAGTATGAATGTTGTTACCTGATTCTGCTGTTTTCTTTCTGATATATTCTCTCTTCTTTGGCCGGCAAGTCTCCACAGGAGTTCTGGGTAGGATTTTATACCGAGCCACTCCCCTGTCTTTTGGCAGGTACTGTACAcagacagatttaaaaaaaaaagacaatacccTCGGGAAACACAATTTTATCCTTTATGTTGCAGCAAACTAAAGCTTTAAGACATGTGCAGTTGAATACAGGTGTGGCTGGATGCATTATCTGTGTGTCAGTAACTTTGCctgaactgacacacacacacacacacacacacacaaaaaaagtttgatCTTCTACTGTTGGCATAGCAGCATAAGCATGacagaaaatgcatgttgttCAGCTTGAAGCAgttaatctaaaatattttttaaataaattatgtaagcTATTGTATAAAAATGTTCCATGTAAGAAGTTAGGTATTAAAGACTTTGATTACATAGCCTACCTTACATTTGGGAGGCTCATGCTTGTCTCTTATTAATATACACGACAGAAGTGCTTTATGAGCAACGTACATATTGCATTTCAGATATACATTCTCAaggaaaaaaggtacaaagctgtGACTTGTACAAAAGCGGAACAtattaaaggtacatattagtactttaaaaGTACACATTAGTAACTTTTGAAAGGTTACCGTCCCATTTGATTAGCTCATACGTTTCGTGGGAATCAAatcatgtttaaatacatttcaaatcacTACAAAGAAAGCATGCATCTTTAAATAAACTGCAGGAACATGACTATAATAATTTAACTTTAGCAGAATATGTCAGCTGATACAAACAGAACATGATTTGGGGTCATATGAGGATATGTCCAGCTTTCATTACCAGCAAGAGTTTAACAGACTTACATCCTTACAGAGTGTTCATGCATACCATTTTAGCCAATCCTATGTGATACATATTAAGTAATTATATTACTCATTATCTCAGTGAATAATCCGAAGACAGCTGGATCAAAGAACAATAcaaatgttcaaaatgtaattCAGGCACATACAAGTTTTCCAAGGGAACAGGGTGTTGCTTCTCTTGGgatttaaaggccgttttctatggatacatttttttcccaGTGGGCACACCCTGTTGATACAAAATGCACATTAGTCACAAAATGTTTAACTCCACCCCATATGCATCTTTCTGTCTCTTTGTACCGTGAATTAGACCCCATACACATTTACACAGAAATGTGAGAAAGCATGGTTGCATGACTATACAGCTATTAAACAATTTTACAAGTTATAACAAGACAGAAAAGATTAGCAGTAGAACAGTAACAGgtttgaaaaaaaagaacatgaaTGAACTGAACACCAATGTAATCATCTTAATTTGAAAAGAgaggttttttttcttaactaCTGTTTTTGCAGTGGTTTTGTGCAATATGCTTATATAAGCTACATTATTAATGGATCCATCACTATAATGATTCAGAGTTTGATTCCTTTATTTCGACATCTTTTATTTTGTGGGTTCATTCAAACTGTGACACCAATTTCACCTCTGATTCAGCTTTGGATTCCTTTAAGTCCCGTTCATCTGCACAAGACAAGAAGGCTGAAGAAATATGTT
Above is a genomic segment from Carassius carassius chromosome 30, fCarCar2.1, whole genome shotgun sequence containing:
- the LOC132110701 gene encoding collagen alpha-1(XVII) chain-like isoform X1 is translated as MDDLRQQRNYSGGSSGERGITETTISTTRITSLPPRGFSASTNKGMSSTSRSPGLEKNILTQSNSSPFFSSSSVGMSAGGLGSGSGEYLAEETTVSRKTGGFSGSGTGSRVRSSSTDGMRRLQDSPLFVERKSKTTYSRRYDESSSDNSSPEIKRKDYGSRGRSQSRETEIRTRLQSASPSTRWTELDDVKKLLKGSRSASVSPTRSSSSSPLPVPRKARTLDTKISTKQVEQYDTTILDAELASYTWNSSTLPSTVSTGPAYGFHSSTNNTSTGATLVSSTSPSSLSVYGFHNNLAPASGVLTSSGVNTQSGYGVQKNYVTSPSSTLGVGTGVSAAGYGVQKNYSSSPNSTLAVSTGVSTSGTGTRTLNENVSKRYLTLEKENIPAKRETEELILTKDSGKQFTNSTPNGTGGSYSDVSVKKETITTSYSERAPVKSSSGAFYGSTSVSTKDKATYAEIHKAKVVDDDDSKYGGGGLCGCGPNCCSWWKWLLGFLLSLLLLLGLLFGLIALSEEVKNLKSRVSTLEEISSSMKSHTSRLSSPIDDTSIYKDAGSKAAFVNSLDSAVYSDSSVLQRNVQQILRAELQSEAMKVLLASSVKTERGLPGPKGDTGSPGTKGDNGFPGLPGPPGTPGHPGREGQKGDKGSAGEHGPEGPPGFRGRDGQPGPRGEPGPPGAGEKGERGIPGSPGSPGLVGPPGPKGASGLHGEQGPQGFRGEPGPAGPKGERGLSGPPGIKGDHGDRGENGLPGVPGAAGRQGPSGEKGAKGSAGPQGSDGEKGQRGEPGSIGLPGIRGPSGPPGDPGQPGTPGIQGPPGLPGNPGQPGTKGETGEAGRVINAAGSSSVAIPGPPGSPGPPGPPGSPGLSGPVGPAGLPGHPGPKGDKGDQGEPGVVVNTGETLVATRAERQYGATHVGVTGPPGPPGPPGPPGRPGDSRPGPPGPPGEPGAQGYGRPGPKGDQGEPGNFVPNSGTFFAGPPGPPGPQGPKGVTGAQGPRGYQGEPGQPGLPGSPGRVISEYGVAQGQPGPPGPPGPPGRDGLKGDPGVPGTSAFQGESRVSGAVAVGPQGRTGPPGPPGPPGPPGHSGGSHSAADYRHYIMEYMQSDSMRQHLSGIQGPPGPPGLSVSVEDVASRVIAYIRRSGISGNSISQGPQGPPGPPGPPGSISADYIISLLQREDVRRYVIGPPGPPGSPGISASTFNAQEVANYAIRMMNEQGMTSRSGPPGPPGPPGQPGASYSDITALLQRSGLSGSVGRPGPPGPQGIQGPPGPPGIPGGSSVVTGYKLEEIQLYLQNSGFRGPPGLPGPPGPQGPPGDTSGLVSYSGSSAREQIRAELHDYLNSDTMRRYVHGPPGPPGLPGQKGERGEPGHSYHNARSQHRYGSEISEPVDYSNVALKVTDYIKNQGILQDLTEGYWRTQAGRIQGPTGPPGPPGPPGYSRVIAAYGNVTADLMDFFRTYGTIPGPPGRQGPKGDRGYPGPKGEKGETGSSGIPGLPGQRGPEGPRGEKGEKGDFQTGRWIRTNGV